In the genome of Scylla paramamosain isolate STU-SP2022 chromosome 10, ASM3559412v1, whole genome shotgun sequence, the window tgtgtgtgtgtgtgtgtgtgtgtgtgtgtgtgtgtgtgtgtgtgtgtgtgtgtgtgtgtgtgtgtgtgtgtgtgtgtgtgtgtgtgtgtgtgtgtgtgtgtgtgtgtgtgtgtgtgtgtgtgtgtgtgtgtgtgtgtgtgtgtgtgtgtgtgtgtgtgtgtgtgtgtgtgtgtgtgtgtgtgtgtgtgtgtgtgtgtgtgtgtgtgtgtgtgtgtgtgtgtgtgtgtgtgtgtgtgtgtgtgtgtgtgtgtgtgtgtgtgtgtgtgtgtgtgtgtgtgtgtgtgtgtgtgtgtgtgtgtgtgtgtgtgtgtgtgtgtgtgtgtgtgtgtgtgtgtgtgtgtgtgtgtgtgtgtgtgtgtgtgtgtgtgtgtgtgtgtgtgtgtgtgtgtgtgtgtgtgtgtgtgtgtgtgtgtgtgtgtgtgtgtgtgtgtgtgtgtgtgtgtgtgtgtgtgtgtgtgtgtgtgtgtgtgtgtgtgtgtgtgtgtgtgtgtgtgtgtgtgtgtgtgtgtgtgtgtgtgtgtgtgtgtgtgtgtgtgtgtgtgtgtgtgtgtgtgtgtgtgtgtgtgtgtgtgtgtgtgtgtgtgtgtgtgtgtgtgtgtgtgtgtgtgtgtgtgtgtgtgtgtgtgtgtgtgtgtgtgtgtgtgtgtgtgtgtgtgtgtgtgtgtgtgtgtgtgtgtgtgtgtgtgtgtgtgtgtgtgtgtgtgtgtgtgtgtgtgtgtgtgtgtgtgtgtgtgtgtgtgtgtgtgtgtgtgtgtgtgtgtgtgtgtgtgtgtgtgtgtgtgtgtgtgtgtgtgtgtgtgtgtgtgtgtgtgtgtgtgtgtgtgcgtgcgtgtgtgtgtgcgtgcgtgtgtgtgtgcgtgcgtgtgtgtgtgcgtgcgtgcgtgtgtgcgtgtgtgcgtgtgtgcgtgtgtgtgtgtgtgtgttactagtgGATAAAACTAAGTCGACTAGTCTTCTGTTCTCAGTcaacgaaaagataaaactggAACGAACAGTAATTTCTTGGTATTATTTCAGACTACTAAAGGAAACGCCGTAAGTGCATCACCATTAGTCGTAGTCTAGACTCTGAAGTAACGCCCTCCTCTATTACGTGTCCTTATTATATATAATGTCTTTGTTCTCGCTTCCTGCAGGTAAAGTCAGGATAAAGTAAAGTCGTTTTTGCTCTGAGAGAAAAAACGAAATGCCATCAATAGTTTCCGATAGACTGCTGAATTGTTAATAcctataaatataaatgaaaaataacatcTTATCCTCACAATTTAATGCAAAGCGAAAGGAGTACCTTACCTCCCCATGGTCTGAAGGAAAACGAAGTACATCTTACCTCAAAAGTTTCCTGATAGAGCCCCACTTCACTCCATCGCTACAAAGGAATCGTGCTGCGGAGACAGGAAATGAGGGAGCTTACGCCACGCTACCTGAGTAAGACTTAAAGTTATGCATTAGCGTACCTGAAACAGAAGACCATTTAGTTAAGCGTACCTGGAAGGGGAAGGCAAGTTAGCGAAGTGTACCTGGAAGGGAAGGCGAGTTATCACTGTGTCCCTAACGCTGACTCAACAAACTCAACGTGTCATTTACCTTCCCGGCGCGGTGTAGTGCAGAGGTCCCTCGACGACTTTGTATTGTACTCACCTGAGGAGAAAATATGACTGTGTTAATAtaaatgcatgcatgcatgcatgaatacatacatacatacatacatacatacatacatacatacatacatacatacatacatacatacatacatacatacatacatatatatatatatatatatatatatatatatatatatatatatatatatatatatatatatatatatatatatatatatatatatatatatatatatatatactcgtatatatatatatatatatatatatatatatatatatatatatatatatatatatatatatatatatatatataatcagtgCTCTAATGGAATAAATGTAGGAGCGAAGCTTTATTCTATCACTGGAAAAATCTAACATGACACAAGCGTTAAACCCTTCGCCTATTTCACGGCTCCCTGTATTAAGTGACATTGCCTCTGCCACCTGTCCGTTACCTACCAAAAAAGCCGCCACCTTACACTGTTCTGGAGGAAAGGAGTAGACAAGGGACAGGAGAAGCGCATCCCATCACATGAATAGCGCACACACAGGCACTTCAACATCCATTACCCTCCCTTCCCAAGACAGCAGCAGAGTGTCAACTAAAACAGACGGACATCACAtgaatacaacacacacaaatacaacacCAGACTCGACCTTTTTACTTACTAATActcggagaggagaggaggcgcgAAGAGAGCCGATGAGGAGTGAACACCAACCCCCATAAGGGAGCGTCACTCTCGCTGGGTCCCACTGAGGGGGGTCCCACCAGGGAGGTCCCACCAAGGAGGTCCCACCAAGGACATCCCACTGAGTTACAGCACCAGCCACCCGGGAGCGTTACACTCGAAAGTCCCACTGATGAGGTTCCACTAAGGTCCCACTGAAGGGGTCTCACTGAGGAGGTCTCACTGTTCCTGCAGGAAGACATCTACATTAGTCCCTTTCATGATGTACTTCCATTATTGAGCAGCACTTCACGCCTCCGTGCTGCGGCGTCACCCCTCGCCGCCTAGTCTGTGAAGTGCTGGCGTGTTTGGATGCGAAAGGGATTTAGGAACCAGCCgatgaagaataataatgagTTATGAGATGCGAGGCGGCACTCCACACCTTTACGCACTTCCCCctccatatgtgtgtgtgtgtgtgtgtgtgtgtgtgtgtgtgtgtgtgtgtgtgtgtgtgtgtgtgtgtgtgtgtgtgtgtgtgtgtgtgtgtgtgtgtgtgtgtgtgtgtgtgtgtgtgtgtgtgtgtgtgtgtgtgtgtgtgtgtgtgtgtgtgtgtgtgtgtgtgtgtgtgtgtgtgtgtgtgtgtgtgtgtgtgtgtgtgtgtgtgtgtgtgtgtgtgtgtgtgtgtgtgtgtgtgtgtgtgtgtgtgtgtgtgtgtgtgtgtgtgtgtgtgtgtgtgtgtgtgtgtgtgtgtgtgtgtgtgtgtgtgtgtgtgtgtgtgtgtgtgtgtgtgtgtgtgtgtgtgtgtgtgtgtgtgtgtgtgtgtgtgtgtgtgtgtgtgtgtgtgtgtgtgtgtgtgtgtgtgtgtgtgtgtgtgtgtgtgtgtgtgtgtgtgtgtgtgtgtgtgtgtgtgtgtgtgtgtgtgtgtgtgtgtgtgtgtgtgtgtgtgtgtgtgtgtgtgtgtgtgtgtgtgtgtgtgtgtgtgtgtgtgtgtgtgtgtgtgtgtgtgtgtgtgtgtgtgtgtgtgtgtgtgtgtgtgtgtgtgtgtgtgtgtgtgtgtgtgtgtgtgtgtgtgtcgcttacCTGcacaccctctctcctcttgtgtgtgtaggtgtgtgtgtgggcaggaCAGCGTCAGAGGAAGGATAATTGGGTCTAGGGGATTCGTGCATAGAAAAGCGTGGGGTGTTAAGTTATACTGTGTTTTCTCTTATTACTCAAAcgtccgtatatatatatatatatatatatatatatatatatatatatatatatatatatatatatatatatatatatatatatatatatatatatatatatatatatatatatatatatatatatattcaatttcCATGACTATTTTTAAAGAGCACAAATAGGATAAGTCGATAATGTAGAACCTTTATTAAATTGTTATCCAAAATAAGcacacatccttgaaaaccaaaATAACTTCAATGAAAGCCCGTTAAGAAGTTATCAGGATAAGACGCTGGAACATTTGAGGCAGCGGATCAGCGTGTTCAGCGCTGAAGTCACGGCAGAGATTAGTCATGTCTCTTACCTCCCATGTATTCTTATTCAAGAGACACCGGCTTCTATCATTAAATGCACATTACTACTTATCTGCATCATTATTACGTCTTTGAGAATACCAGGCTACTAACTCTATGTCGTCCTAAGCATTCATTTATCAATGGGGTTTAGAGTAGAGGAGCAACACATACTACAAAGCAGACACAGTCATGTGCGTCATACAGACCTCCTATCATACGTAACAGAGCTGGACGGGTAAACAGTCAGACACGACCGTCATTGAGACTGCATGAAAGGTTATCGAGGAACACACGCATATGGTGGAAACACACTATGTAACACTTCCGCTGCACATAGAGAACAAAAGCTTAGGttcatgtatttgttgttgttcggATCCAATCGAAATGAGTGGTGGGAATGGCTGCGGTAAAGCCTTGAgagtggttggctggctgggtgtTCCGCCGCCTGCACCCCTCGCTAAGAGGCTTGGCGGGGTGACTCGCCGCGCCGAGTAAGTGATTGGCTCATGGCGAATAACCtcatgatagaaaaaaaaaaaaaaaaaaaaaaagacaagaggaacaaaaaacgTAAGTGTACAAAAATGTTGACGGAAAAACAATCTACAAAAATgtacatcattaaaaaaaaaccacaaagataaggggaaaaaaagaacaaaatacgaaaaaaatgcataaacaaTGTAGACCTAAACAATACATACGCatgcttcaagacacttctcagtctggataatccttttgactgTACTCTTCAGGGACGGCCGccttcagtgggtctttttttttttctctcttttgttaccCTTTGCCAGAGCCCCTCTTACGtaaagcacacacaaacacactcacaatctctctctctctctctctctctctctctctctctctctctctctctctctctctctctctctctctctctctctctctctctctctcggtgtgtgtgtgtgtgtgtgtgtgtgtgtgtgtgtgtgtgtgtgtgtgtgtgtgtgtgtgtgtgtgtgtgtgtgtgtgtgtgtgtgtgtgtgtgtgtgtgtgtgtgtgtgtgtgtgtgcgtgtgtgtgtgtgtgcgtgtgtgtgtgtgtgtgtgtgtgaatctacttatctatttataaaTCGATATGCCTACCTGTCTATGTGTACATCTaagtctacctatctatctattcatacaTCTttctatctacacacacacacacacacacacacacagtcgtatATTGTTCCTCACAAGATATTGGTGtggttttccttcttattttcctcctgccCGACCTTCCTTGACTCGCCCACTCGCGGCGcgcctctgtctctccttcctttcatccctccctcctccccgcgCACCAAGTAATAATGGATATATCAAAACAATCCCGCACCGACAAACTTCAAAGCTCCGCAACATAACGAAAGACTGATGGAAGCGCAAACAAGCGTGCACGCTAAaactaaaaattatatatatatatatatatatatatatatatatatatatatatatatatatatatatatatatatatatatatatatatatatatatatatctgtgtgtgtgtgtgtgtgtgtgtgtgtgtgtgtgtgtgtgtgtgtgtgtgtgtgtgtgtgaaatggcaTCAtatgactggtggtggtggtagtggtggtgctggtagtaatGATATTCGATTAGCAGTTaacgtagtagtaatagtagtagtaatgttggtaatagtaatagtaataatagtgataatgatggcaGAAACAGAACTATTAGTTGTAGTGGcggcagtaacagcagcagcaggagcaacagtggcaacagcagcaccaacaacaacacaagtaATAGCGGTAATAGTCTAAAACAACAAATCCatttaagaaaaaacaaacaaacaaacaaacaccaataACTTACAAAACATAACAgaagacatacaaaaaagaacaacGAATACCCATAAATACAAgctccagcaaaaaaaaaataaataaagataaataaataaataaaaaatagaataagtaaataaataaatagataaataaaaataaaatacaacaaaaaataaaataaaaagggagcAGCCAAAGGGAAAACAGTGCATATAGTAATACAAGGCAGGTAATGCAAGGGAGCAGTTCCCTCAGCAGGACACGGGACGAAGGGAAATGTTTGTGTTGGCGgtataaggaaaaaatgaaataattgcCAGAATGAATTATTAGAGCAGGCCAAcagggtacgagagagagagagagagagagagagagagagagagagagagagagagagagagagagagagagagagagagagagagagagagagagagagagagagagagagagagagagagagagagagagagagagagagagagagagagagagagagagagagagagagagagctgaggaaAAGGTGGAAACTGCGCGTGTAAGCTGTTAAATATACTTAGGCAATATTTTCCTCTATTTAACTTTTCATATGATGCTCAATTAGTTATAATACGAATGTTATTTTTTGCTTACAAtacacttcatttatttatttatttatttatatatttttttgagaaCATTGTTTGTCATGGTTATCtgtcttgtttacttttttcaaGTATATTTTGAactatttgattttatttcatttattcattatttatccattttattattttttttttttctttcgtcaagGATGCTGGCCAGGGCacagaaaatgggaggaaaatgtGCGCTCCATTCACCGCTCTCAAAAAGTTAGTTATGGAAAGTTTGCAAAAGGCTGGACAGTTTAGTTTTGGAGGTGCCTTGATACTCGTCTTTAGAAACTGTTCCAGtcgtaagaaggaagaaaaacagaaacaggcggagttccagagtttaccaggaaaGAAATACGTTAACTCTTatattagtgaggtggacataATAAGGGTGAAAACGAATAAAATGTGTCGTGCAGTGGCAGAGACCAGACATATGGTTAAAAATTTCGATAACCAAGGTAAATGACAACAAGAAGTGCAACACTgcgaaaacaagagaaagatgtgaaaaaaaagatgatgatgatgatgatgatgatgcgctTTTGACTAACCCCTGTTTAGTAAAGTTGTACAAGTTGATCTTTACCGTATAAGAGAGCCCTAATCCTTACAATCGAGTATAGAGTTATTATCTGGGAGGAAAATCAGCAGAGACAGCACAGAACATTCGAACCCATGGACGTTGTATTAAAAGGAGAATATATGTAAAGTTCCCAGTCGAGATCTCAAGAGTTCAAGAGTGTTCAAtgcagaggagagggaaagtttACACTGGAGAGGAAAGGCTAGCTGTGTGGAAGCTTGTGTCGAGTGGCAAAATTAAGCAAGTGATTTCCTGAGGCAATAAACAGCACGAGATTTTCCTTGATACCTTTTCAGAAATTGTAGAAATATCAGAAATTAAGCTTCTCAGTATGATGAGTTTTCTTTGTAATTCCATGTTCTACAATAGTCTTTTTCCCTGCACTTCAACATTATAATCCACTGGTCTTTCGTATCCCCAGTGATCTTCATCTATATAGTGTTATTCTACATTAATATCCTGTTCCGCCGGCCAGCATTgtattgtttctctttcatgtGAGGAGATACCTTCGTTAATACCTAACACTTCCCTTGGTGACTGTTTTGTTGTCATGCAATCCTTACAtattaaaagcaaaaaataaataaaaaaataaataaataaacaaataaataaataaataaataaataaacagttgcACGCTTCAGCCTTGACCTTATCATATACTGTTaactctctctattttctcatCCGTGAAATTAAAATGCTCTTTCGTGATCATCAATATTCTCCATGCACCGCCAATAATCAAGTTAATATGCCTCCCGACGGTGGATCATCCTGTGTCATTTCATGTAGCTCATGTTTCCCCTTTCGCCCTTCGCTTCGATTTATACCAGACAGTCACATCTGACTTCCTCGCCTCAGTAGCACGCTGcaggataactttttttttattaatttatttcattaagTTTAATTAATCTAtacttttccattaattttcaggatatttttcttattaaccacttcatcttctctttaagGAACAAAAAACATCCTGCCATTAAGTAAAACTGACAATTATCGtaatttttttcactcctttcattGGTAAATCCTTGAACTCACTGCACGATTCTGCCTTTTTCTTATAACTTAAATTTTCTAATTAGCCAACtcataggaggaggcagtagaaacctgccgaaacgataattactcccagtgaggtctaaagcactgttcaggggatgctgtgaacttatcattaaacccagctgtgacctcactgaacgtttccctttgtgtctcacaacacaagggggtagtcacagcctgccctctaaagacaactctcttcctcctcacaaaactacaagcacctaataacacacacacccttcacccaaaaattttaaaatcatcatggcgactcctacaccagcctcggagtccccatctggggaggggaacaTAAAtgtcccaggtcggactgcctttctgtcgacgaccctaaatgtcttgacaccccactcaactttttcttcattaacttctgcaacattcgcggtctaagatctaattttcaatctgtagaacaccacctctcctcttctaaacctcatcttcttttcctcactgaaactcaggtgtctgaggcaactgacagtagccccttttctgttccctcctactttctctatcctcattttcgatccaaagctggatgctgcttcttctttccctcctttatttcaactagatggcaccactgctatcacatctattcctaaagctgaactcttcgctcaaactttgctaaaaatatctaccttagacgattctgggcttgttcctccctctcctccaccctctgactacttcatgctacctattaaaattcttcgtaatgatgtttccGTGCCcttgctgacctaaaccctcggaaggcttatggacctgatggggtccctcctattgttctccgaaactgtgcctccatgcttgcaccttgcctagtcaaactctttcagctttgtctgtcaacatctacctttccttcttgctggaagtttgcctacattcagcctgttcctaaaaagggtgaccgttctattccctcaaactaccgtcctattgctttaatttcctgcctatctaaagttttttttaatctatcctcaacaggaggaTTCTTAAGGGGAGAGTCCGGTTTGGATGGGTGTTTCTGTATCTCTGCTAAATAAGCATGAATCGCTCTGATTTTTATGTTGTGAAGTATTGGCAACATGTATATCAATATTAGACATTGATCCCCTTTCTTGCCCCCACCCCCCCTCATCCCCACCCCCCCCAATTCCAATTtcaaggaaaattttaaaacttttcACCGTCGTTATTAATTGGCCCAcaacctttatttttctgtggctTAGAGATGttatgatacctaacaaagttaCGTAGGCAGATTTTTCATTTTggcttttggttttgttttatgattttttctttatctgtctttctttcgccttttttttaccaaaaaaatattaatacaaaattacatgagacctatataaaaaaaacgcctacgtaactttgaagaagaagtattcttctgtgttttagtttttgtttcattgaaATCAAGCTAAAACTAACTCCTGTGAAAACTTTTAAAGGGGGATAACTTATGTTTTGAGATACGGGCCGATAAAGTTTATTGATCGATTACGATCCAGTTATAATACACTAGGAAGCTTTTTCAGGTTTATTATGAgttcttttttatcataatcAATCTATTGATACAATCAGATGTATTTCTAAGTATATCAGGCTCCTGGTCCCCCATTGCCTTCGAAAAGGCAATGTATTATCTTGTCAAGCAAGGGGTGTCAAAGTTGCCCACACTTCTCTTTGTTGCCAGGTTTTTTAGAAGCCACCAGGTTCGTACTCTGCTGatgctttctctttctgctttcttttcggCTTCATCTGGACTTCGTGgtgcctctttctttcttcatcttctgttgTGAGAGATCTTCTTAGCGCCTTCGTATTGATATTCAATGCTGGCAGCAAACAGGCTTTCCTGTAACCATAATTATGGTCCAGTATTGCTGACTGTGCAACAAATGAGAGTCTTTTCAAGCCAGAAAACTTTGTTTTGCTTGCCCGTGACCACATCTTGCTGTGACCACATCTTGCTGTGACTGGCGGCTCGACTGGCGGCTCCAGGCGaggtatttttcccctttctgtaTCCAACTTCACGCCCCAGGCATCCCTGCTCTGCTGCTTTCTCTTAGACAACCGTGGCATGGTTGGCAGGAGGTAGATTGTAGTTTGTAGTGGCGAAATAACGCGCTTAGTAGCTGTGAGAGTGGGAGAAGTCGCGAGAGACTGAGCAACAACCTCCCGTGACAAGAGCTACGTGAGCACTGAGGAGGCAGGATCCTTGCTGGGAGctagtatcacacacacacacactcgccttgAGTGTTGCCATATCGTATCCAAgcaaaaaaaagttcagattttagcgttttttcgtagtattgggtaagaaaaacttactctgctgatgtaaacaaacgcacgtgGTTGATTGCGTGACATTTAAATGCCATTTAAAGGGAAACTATGGGGCATTTCCCCTTAAATCTTTACGAGATTGCTGCCAACAAGTATACCtaccacatatatttttttcacaaaaagtcattatttttcattttttttcgtctccagACCGGACGCTCcccttaaacatttatcacttcataaccttctatctgatcgccagtatgggttccgtcaaaggccgctctactggtgatcttctggctttccttactgagtcttggtcatcctcttttagagattttggtgaaacttttggtgttgccttggacatatcaaaagcctttgatagagtctggcacaaagctttgatttccaaactaccctcctacggtttctatccttctctctgtaacttcatctcaagtttcctttctgaccgttctattgctgctgtggtagacggtcactgttcttctcctaaatctattaatagtggtgttcctcagggttctgtcttgtcacccactctcttcttattattcattaatgatctaaaccaaatttcttgtcctatccactcctacgctgataataccaccctgcacttttccacgtcttttcatagaagtccaacccttcaggagataaacatatcacgcagggaagccacagaacgactgacttctgatctttctaaaatttctgattggggcagagcaaacttggtattgttcaatgcctcaaaaacttaattcctccatctatcaactcgacacaaccttccagacaactatcccctcttcttcaatgacactcaactgtccccctcttctacactgaacatcctcggtctgtcctttacttataatctgaactggaaacttcacatctcatttctagctaaaacagcttctatgaagttaggtgttctgagacgtctccgccagtttttctcacccccccccaactgctaactctgtacaagggccttatccgtccatgtatggagtatgcttcacatgtctggggggtttcactcataatgctcttctagacagggtggaatcaaaagcttttcgtctcatcaactcctctcctctaactgactgtcttcagcctctctctcaccgccgcaatgttgcatatctagctgtcttctaccgctattttcatgctaactgctcttctgatcttgctaactgcatgcctcccctccttccgcggcctcgctgcacaagactttcttctttctctcacccctattctgtccacctctctaacgcaagagttaaccagtattctcaatcattcatccctttctctggtaaactgtggaactccctgcctgcttctgtatttccaccttcctatgacttgaattccttcaagagggaggtttcaagacacttatccaccaatttttgaccactgctttgacccttttatgggactggcatttcagtgggcattttttttattagatttttgttgcccttggccagtatccttc includes:
- the LOC135104038 gene encoding uncharacterized protein LOC135104038, translated to MNSETSSVRPLQWDLSGTSSVGLSSVTLPGGWCCNSVGCPWWDLLGGTSLVGPPSVGPSESDAPLWGLVFTPHRLSSRLLSSPSISEYNTKSSRDLCTTPRREGK